A window of Dyella terrae contains these coding sequences:
- the mutY gene encoding A/G-specific adenine glycosylase, whose amino-acid sequence MSKPKKLSFADRLLGWFDVHGRHDLPWQSPRDAYRVWLSEVMLQQTQVATVIPYFDRFIKALPTLPDLAEADEDTVLALWSGLGYYRRARFLHAAAKQCVALHGGELPRDYDALAALPGIGRSTAGAILAQAHGLRFPILDGNVKRVMTRFHGIHGHPGQSAIEKQLWALADKHTPAARAADYTQAIMDLGATLCVRSRPACEECPMSVDCVAFRDDLTGQLPSTKPGKVTPTRQTVMLVLRDAQQRVLLERRGEQGVWAGLWSLPEALDSEDAWKAAERLARIDDARALAPFTHVFSHYKLKVEPLLFDEATAHAAIADNPRLRWCDTGDIAALGLPAPVRSLLQSL is encoded by the coding sequence ATGAGCAAGCCAAAGAAGCTTTCCTTCGCCGACCGGTTGCTGGGGTGGTTCGACGTGCACGGTCGCCATGACCTCCCCTGGCAGTCACCACGCGACGCTTATCGCGTCTGGCTGTCGGAGGTGATGCTGCAGCAGACGCAGGTCGCCACTGTCATTCCTTACTTCGATCGCTTCATCAAGGCATTGCCGACCCTGCCGGACCTGGCTGAAGCCGACGAAGACACCGTGCTCGCCCTGTGGTCCGGCCTGGGCTACTACCGCCGAGCCCGCTTTCTGCACGCCGCCGCCAAACAATGCGTTGCCCTGCATGGCGGTGAGCTGCCGCGCGATTACGACGCGCTGGCGGCATTGCCCGGCATTGGTCGCTCCACGGCGGGCGCGATCCTGGCGCAAGCGCATGGCCTGCGTTTTCCGATCCTCGACGGCAACGTCAAGCGCGTCATGACCCGATTCCACGGCATTCATGGCCATCCGGGCCAGAGCGCGATCGAAAAGCAGCTATGGGCGCTGGCGGATAAACACACACCGGCAGCGAGGGCAGCCGACTACACGCAGGCCATCATGGATCTGGGCGCCACGCTGTGCGTACGCAGCCGACCCGCCTGCGAGGAGTGCCCGATGTCGGTCGATTGCGTGGCCTTCCGGGACGATCTCACGGGGCAACTGCCGAGCACGAAACCCGGCAAGGTCACGCCCACGCGCCAGACGGTGATGCTGGTCCTGCGCGATGCGCAGCAGCGCGTCTTGTTGGAACGGCGCGGCGAGCAAGGCGTCTGGGCGGGCTTATGGAGTCTTCCGGAAGCACTCGACAGCGAGGACGCCTGGAAAGCGGCGGAACGCCTCGCGCGCATCGATGACGCGCGCGCGCTGGCGCCCTTCACGCACGTCTTCAGCCACTACAAGCTCAAGGTCGAGCCACTGCTGTTCGATGAGGCGACAGCACATGCTGCCATCGCCGATAATCCCCGCTTGCGCTGGTGCGATACCGGCGACATCGCTGCGCTGGGCCTCCCTGCCCCCGTGCGCAGCCTGCTGCAAAGTCTTTGA
- the coaD gene encoding pantetheine-phosphate adenylyltransferase, whose protein sequence is MNKPPVNTRLAVYPGTFDPITNGHADLVARAAPLFERIVVAVAESPNKGRGPGFSLNERIALARLALADLRNVEVRGFDCLLADFVSEIGAGVIIRGLRAVSDFEYEFQLASMNRHLIPQVETLFLTPAEQYSFISSSLVREIGRLGGDISGFVHPAVQQAMRQRRA, encoded by the coding sequence GTGAACAAGCCACCGGTCAATACGCGACTCGCCGTCTATCCGGGCACCTTCGATCCGATAACCAACGGTCACGCGGACCTGGTGGCGCGCGCGGCTCCGTTGTTCGAGCGCATCGTTGTTGCCGTGGCCGAAAGCCCCAACAAGGGTCGCGGCCCGGGCTTCAGCCTGAACGAGCGCATCGCGCTGGCCCGCCTTGCCCTGGCTGACCTGCGCAACGTCGAGGTGCGTGGCTTCGATTGCCTGCTGGCGGATTTTGTCAGCGAGATCGGCGCGGGCGTGATCATCCGTGGCCTGCGCGCCGTTTCGGATTTCGAGTACGAATTCCAGTTGGCCAGCATGAATCGCCACCTGATTCCCCAGGTGGAGACGCTGTTTCTCACGCCGGCCGAGCAGTACAGCTTCATCTCCTCATCGCTGGTGCGCGAGATCGGTCGCCTGGGAGGTGATATCTCCGGCTTCGTCCACCCGGCCGTACAGCAGGCCATGCGCCAGCGTCGGGCATAG
- the rsmD gene encoding 16S rRNA (guanine(966)-N(2))-methyltransferase RsmD, protein MSASGRIRIIGGQLRNSRLNVPELPGLRPTPERVRETLFNWLAPVIDGARVLDLCAGTGALGIEALSRGAGATQFVESHALAARALKDNLARLKVSTADVAASPAQVWLGNTGTPFDLVFLDPPFADNLWAGLACTLEQGGWLAPSAWIYVESPRQQPLDLPDNWVIHREGVAGDVQFALYRRTDAKPLAATDPSL, encoded by the coding sequence ATGAGCGCCTCCGGTCGCATTCGCATCATCGGCGGGCAGCTGCGGAACTCGCGCTTGAACGTGCCAGAGCTTCCTGGCCTGCGGCCAACGCCGGAACGTGTGCGGGAAACCTTGTTCAACTGGCTGGCCCCGGTCATCGATGGCGCACGGGTGCTGGATCTTTGCGCGGGCACGGGGGCGCTGGGTATCGAGGCGCTTTCCCGTGGCGCCGGAGCAACGCAGTTTGTCGAAAGCCATGCGCTGGCAGCCAGGGCCCTGAAGGACAACCTGGCACGCCTGAAGGTCAGCACGGCGGACGTGGCAGCCTCGCCGGCGCAAGTCTGGCTGGGCAATACCGGCACGCCCTTCGACCTGGTGTTCCTCGATCCGCCTTTTGCCGACAACCTGTGGGCCGGGCTGGCCTGTACGCTGGAGCAAGGTGGGTGGCTGGCGCCGTCCGCGTGGATCTACGTGGAGTCGCCCAGGCAGCAGCCACTGGACCTGCCAGACAACTGGGTGATCCACCGCGAAGGCGTTGCCGGTGACGTGCAGTTCGCCCTCTATCGCCGTACGGATGCGAAACCTCTGGCCGCGACCGATCCCTCGCTCTAA
- a CDS encoding SapC family protein, translated as MKQLLIYEQPLALNRHQHRHLRLKAELGGYGFASHLNSVPLTTVEFAQAARDFPIVFAGTPDDASMPAALLGLDKDDNLFVDAQGQWAADVYVPAFLRRYPFVVASKDESPEDFTVCVEHAFVTTDDKGLPLFEESGDDAPALQRAVSFLADYQNEVRRTEVMMQQLREHKLLIERTLKVERSGNEPQSLSGFCVVDEARLQKLGAKALEKLSRSGSLGLLYVHLMSLTNVQRLSTRWDARARSPRH; from the coding sequence ATGAAACAACTGCTTATTTATGAGCAGCCGCTGGCGTTGAACCGTCACCAGCACCGGCACCTGCGCCTCAAGGCCGAGCTGGGCGGTTATGGCTTCGCCAGTCACCTCAATTCGGTGCCCCTGACCACGGTTGAATTCGCCCAGGCGGCCCGCGACTTCCCCATCGTTTTTGCCGGTACGCCCGACGATGCCAGCATGCCGGCCGCGTTGCTCGGCCTGGACAAGGACGACAACCTGTTTGTCGATGCGCAGGGTCAGTGGGCAGCCGACGTCTACGTGCCGGCCTTCCTGCGTCGCTACCCGTTCGTGGTGGCCAGCAAGGACGAGTCGCCGGAAGACTTCACCGTCTGCGTGGAACATGCCTTCGTCACCACGGACGACAAAGGCCTGCCCTTGTTCGAGGAAAGCGGCGACGACGCCCCTGCTTTGCAGCGTGCGGTGAGTTTCCTTGCCGATTACCAGAATGAAGTGCGTCGCACCGAAGTGATGATGCAGCAGCTGCGCGAACACAAGCTGCTGATCGAGCGCACGCTGAAAGTAGAACGCAGTGGCAACGAACCGCAGTCGCTGAGTGGCTTCTGTGTGGTTGACGAAGCCCGCCTGCAGAAGCTCGGTGCCAAGGCACTGGAAAAGTTGTCGCGCAGCGGCTCGCTCGGTTTGCTTTACGTACACCTGATGTCGCTAACCAACGTGCAGCGCCTTTCCACACGATGGGATGCGCGGGCGAGAAGCCCGCGCCACTGA
- a CDS encoding AsmA family protein yields MRRWLRVTLLSAAAVVAVVVATAVISLYVMLQPSRFTAMLQSQAAEAGLQLNLASPASPTLFPRPALELQGLTLSARGATMPILLAARGRLQLPWRALLGNETVISRLEIDSPRVDLDALQDWIAALPPRPEEAPPEIPRIDAGVHITRGSVVRGNQMLLSDVSLDAGSLISGQPFPLSLSAKGADGTPLQMRLSATPRVKGDALQLNDIALHFSQGAIMTLQLSGQARWHGAADASLSLAGTLDHADAGSYNTSFVLTPANDVDPLLLAVKLDGPENHADLRIPPIALADWWSQLDHPQGPRLSVPPGSGQAQIANLDIGGMNVEGLTIQTGVEPEPPAASEKATTTKAAGGKSTKKP; encoded by the coding sequence GTGCGCCGCTGGCTTCGCGTCACCCTGCTTAGCGCGGCCGCCGTCGTGGCGGTGGTCGTGGCGACGGCGGTCATTTCACTTTACGTCATGCTGCAGCCCAGTCGTTTCACGGCCATGCTGCAGTCGCAGGCCGCCGAAGCCGGCTTGCAGCTTAATCTTGCCAGTCCCGCGAGCCCGACCCTCTTTCCGCGGCCTGCGCTTGAGCTGCAGGGACTGACCCTGAGCGCCAGGGGCGCGACGATGCCAATCCTGCTGGCCGCGCGTGGCCGCCTGCAGTTGCCATGGCGCGCCCTGCTCGGCAATGAAACGGTGATCTCCCGACTGGAGATCGACTCGCCGCGCGTGGACCTCGATGCGCTGCAGGACTGGATCGCTGCGCTGCCGCCGCGCCCCGAAGAAGCGCCACCGGAAATTCCGCGCATCGACGCCGGCGTGCACATCACGCGAGGCAGCGTCGTGCGAGGTAACCAGATGTTGTTGAGCGATGTTTCGCTGGACGCCGGAAGCCTGATCTCGGGTCAGCCCTTCCCTCTGAGCCTGTCCGCCAAGGGCGCGGATGGCACCCCGCTTCAAATGCGCCTCAGCGCGACACCGCGCGTCAAGGGCGACGCGCTTCAACTGAACGATATCGCCCTGCACTTCTCGCAAGGGGCCATCATGACCCTGCAGTTGTCCGGCCAGGCCCGCTGGCACGGCGCCGCCGACGCGTCGCTTAGCCTGGCCGGTACGCTGGATCACGCCGATGCGGGGAGCTACAACACCTCTTTTGTTCTCACCCCGGCCAACGACGTGGATCCGCTCTTGCTGGCGGTGAAGCTGGACGGGCCTGAGAATCACGCCGACCTGCGCATTCCGCCCATCGCGCTGGCCGACTGGTGGAGCCAGCTCGACCATCCCCAGGGCCCGCGCCTGAGCGTCCCGCCCGGTAGCGGTCAGGCCCAGATTGCCAATCTGGACATCGGCGGCATGAACGTCGAGGGCCTGACCATCCAGACCGGCGTTGAGCCCGAGCCGCCCGCCGCCAGCGAAAAAGCTACGACCACCAAGGCCGCGGGCGGCAAGTCGACGAAGAAGCCATGA
- a CDS encoding helix-turn-helix domain-containing protein, which produces MQSKSALARTSSPETWPSWPASTPQVGARTRVDLPHRAWLASPAPQDVATPGAEAELQGQIRAYIRAYLTSTCLDSSTLQRTFRISRRLLYRLFDDVGGVARYIREQRLDAAYARLIANPDCSITRLLYDLGFTSDRQFQRSFRARYGMSPLELKQRQGERS; this is translated from the coding sequence ATGCAGAGCAAGTCCGCCTTGGCAAGAACCAGCAGTCCTGAAACCTGGCCGTCCTGGCCTGCATCGACGCCGCAAGTCGGCGCCCGAACACGAGTGGACCTTCCGCATCGTGCCTGGCTGGCCAGCCCTGCGCCGCAAGATGTTGCGACACCAGGAGCGGAAGCCGAGCTGCAGGGTCAGATTCGCGCGTACATTCGCGCCTACCTGACGTCGACTTGCCTGGACAGCTCGACGCTGCAACGCACGTTCCGGATCTCGCGCCGCCTGCTGTACCGGTTGTTTGATGATGTCGGTGGCGTTGCCCGGTACATTCGGGAGCAGCGACTCGACGCGGCGTACGCACGACTGATTGCCAATCCCGACTGCAGCATTACCCGTCTGCTCTACGACCTGGGATTCACCAGCGACCGGCAGTTCCAGCGTTCATTCCGGGCCCGGTATGGCATGTCACCCCTGGAACTCAAACAAAGGCAGGGCGAGCGCTCCTAG
- the ftsY gene encoding signal recognition particle-docking protein FtsY → MLKFWKKKPADTTAEKPAEPPVAAQPAPDQAVAHDADVGSMDHTRSTLGEAMAEAAPPAESLTEELTFEVPAPGPSADLTPARRGWRERLAGSAFARGLSSLFTRHPRLDDDLLDELETTLITADVGVEASTQLVEDLRARMHKREFADAGALLTALRKSLVDLLTPVQQPLNVGGHKPYVVLTVGINGVGKTTTIGKLARRYRDEGRAVMLAAGDTFRAAAVEQLKTWGVRNDVPVISQGQDADAASVIFDALHAARSRNIDVLIADTAGRLHTQGGLMDELGKIARVLKKIDADAPHEVLMVIDGTTGQNAVSQVRQFRQIVGVTGLVVTKLDGTAKGGVVFALAREFGLPIRFVGLGETATDLRVFDAQAYVDGLLPASIGHA, encoded by the coding sequence ATGCTCAAGTTCTGGAAAAAGAAGCCTGCAGATACCACTGCGGAGAAGCCTGCAGAGCCGCCAGTTGCGGCCCAGCCTGCCCCGGACCAGGCGGTTGCGCACGACGCCGATGTCGGTTCCATGGACCATACCCGCAGCACCCTGGGCGAGGCCATGGCCGAAGCGGCTCCGCCGGCGGAATCGCTGACCGAGGAGCTGACGTTCGAAGTGCCGGCACCGGGTCCTTCCGCTGACCTGACGCCGGCGCGGCGCGGCTGGCGCGAACGCCTTGCTGGCAGCGCGTTCGCACGCGGACTCTCGTCGCTGTTCACGCGCCATCCGCGACTGGACGACGATCTCCTGGACGAGCTGGAAACCACGCTGATCACCGCCGACGTCGGCGTCGAGGCCAGCACCCAGCTTGTGGAAGACCTGCGGGCTCGCATGCACAAGCGGGAGTTCGCCGATGCCGGTGCCCTGCTGACGGCCCTGCGCAAATCACTGGTGGATCTGCTGACGCCCGTCCAGCAACCGCTGAACGTCGGCGGCCACAAGCCGTACGTCGTGCTCACCGTCGGCATCAACGGCGTAGGCAAGACGACGACCATCGGCAAGCTGGCCCGCCGTTACCGCGACGAAGGCCGCGCCGTCATGCTCGCTGCCGGCGACACCTTCCGCGCCGCCGCCGTCGAACAACTCAAGACCTGGGGCGTGCGCAACGACGTGCCGGTCATCTCCCAGGGCCAGGACGCCGATGCAGCCAGTGTCATCTTCGATGCACTCCACGCGGCGCGCTCGCGCAACATTGACGTACTGATCGCGGACACCGCCGGTCGCCTGCACACGCAGGGCGGGCTGATGGATGAGCTGGGCAAGATCGCCCGCGTGCTCAAGAAGATCGACGCGGATGCGCCGCATGAGGTGCTGATGGTGATCGACGGCACCACGGGACAGAACGCCGTGAGCCAGGTACGCCAGTTCCGCCAGATCGTGGGTGTCACCGGCCTGGTCGTGACCAAGCTGGACGGCACGGCCAAGGGCGGCGTGGTGTTTGCCCTCGCGCGCGAGTTCGGGCTGCCCATCCGCTTCGTCGGATTGGGCGAAACGGCTACGGATCTGCGCGTTTTCGATGCCCAGGCCTATGTCGACGGCCTGCTGCCGGCAAGCATCGGACATGCGTGA